In Harpia harpyja isolate bHarHar1 chromosome 17, bHarHar1 primary haplotype, whole genome shotgun sequence, the genomic window TTACAGTTTCTGATCTGAGTAGAAGTGGACTGTGCATGTGAGCTGCTAATGCTGAGGCACAGAAATTAATTGGCAGAAGACTGGTTTATTtcttatgcaaataaaaatacgCTGTGTAATTCAGTGGATTGGAAGGCGTGAGTCTGTGCTCTTTTGTGGCATTTCTGTAGGAAATCTGGAAAGCCTCGCCTGTGATTTGCACAGTGGGGAGTAGAGTTCAGTTATTTTTGGGTGCTGCTATTCCTGACTGTCAGGGAATTGTATTGTAACTGTGAGCACATCATTTAGTTCTTATATCTCTGTATCCCCAAACAATCACGTTTCAGACTGTTATAAACTGAGATGTATCTCTGTCTACCAGTGATTATGTGAAAATGACTTTATATAGTTAAGTCTGAATGTGGTGGATATCTTCTGAGCCATTTAAGTAGTGTAGCTTCAGTTGTGATTTACTTACCTGGCTGGTGCGATTGTGGCTGCTTGTTGCAGCAGTAGTGGACTCTGTCAAAGCATCTGAAAGTTGTAAATGTTTTAGGTCATCAGACAGCCATACAACTTATGCTGCAAACTTTAGAGAGTGTAACCCGTTTAGGAATAAAATGCAGTCTGCTCCATCTCCACCCTGGGTGTGGAGACAGGCTTtttgcacacccccccccaccccccccaccccgttgaAATCCGAACAGCTTGTTTAGCATTTGAATGCTCTGGCTCTTGCTGACAGGTTCAGCTGATCTTTTCAGTAGAGGTCTCCATCGCTCTTGTTCTGTGCCAGCCTGCCTTTCTTGTCCCATGCACAAAttaaattgctcttttttttttttttttttttctttcctctccataACAGGAGAGCACAGGACCAGAGAAGCAAGGCTCTACCAGGGAGGAAACTGAGGTGAAAAATAAGAAGTTAAAAGGCTAATTAAATTTTTCGCTCCATCACGCAGGTTTAGTGCCATTCACTGTGCCGCTGCAGTCCCCAGGACGTCGGCCGAAGTTTCTCAAGTGCAGACGTCTGTACAGGCTGGTTCCCAGACACCAAGTGACACGAATGCTGTCAGCGTACCTGTGGTCAACGGCCACGGTCCATCGACCACAAAACAGACCGCGCAGCAGCCCAAAGGGATCATGGGAATGTTTGCAGCAAAAGCGGCTTCCAAACCCCAGGACACAAATAAAGAAACTAAAGCAGAGGCTAAGGAGGCCCCAGGCGTAAGTTACCTCAGACCCTTTGGCAGCCCTCTGGGTTAATAGCTTTAATGAACCGCTCTTCTAGCTTTGCCCGTACTCGACCTAAAAACCTTAACAACCATAGTGCAGCCTCGTCCACTGCTTCTAGTGCTAAACTTGCTGTCCACTGGGAATGCTCAGTCACTGTCTTGTAAGTATTTAACTGTATAGTACAGATGTGCCTTCTGTCAGTCATCTTAGGCAAAAATGTATTGTGCCAAATTCTTGATCTATCCACAAATGTATATTTGCCATAACTTTGGCGCCTCAACATTCCTCCTTGAGCCAAATCTCCAGCAAGTATAAACCAGCATAGCTGCATTATTGAGACAATTGTTCCGTGTCTTCAGTTATGCCAATATATACACCAGTTGAGGATCTTGCTCTCTCCATTGTGCTTAAAAGGATTTGTTTTGAGCAGTAAGTGAAACCTGAGAAGTCCAGGTCTTAAAAGTATCAAGGTGTTTAAACTTGGTCTGCGATGGAAGTTTCAGAGCTTGACCTGTGCAAGACTAAATTGTTTATCTTCTCAACTGCTGTTTTATCGAGGATAGGATTACATTTTAATTAGTataattgtttttaaagcaatgtgGCCAGTAAATGGGTATTAAAATGGTAATGTTCCCTGCATatggtttggcttttttataaCAGCTGAGTACATTTTGgttcatttttctgatttttatagtGAATTTAGAACTGGTGAaatctgtgtgtctgtgtgttttgggAACTTCAGTGtctggttgcctttttttttttttttttttttttcacgagAATAAATGGGATTAGGAGGCCAGGCTTCCttaggtggtttggtttttttttcctgtgtgtgaTTTTTTCACTTTGGTGGTGGCTATATTAATGGAATAGAGCAGTGATATTTTTTGCAAACGGCTCAGCAGAACAGTGTACGTGCCAGAGTAGCTGGATAAAGTCTTCATGGTTTGGCCAATCTGTGTTCTTTCCTCTGTCGGTTACCATGAATTGAGGCACTGATAGTTTGCAAAAAGAACAGTTTTTTACTGGGAACTGACCCAAGTCCCAACCACTTATTTCAGTAACACTGTCAGCCATCAGATGGGAATGCGACCCAAGTTAGATTTGAAGGCCTAGCTAAGGAGTTGTAAGTAACTTACTCTCGACCCTTTGATGCATGTAATATCTAGTATCTTCAAATTCTCCTAAACACATACGGAAATCTAAAGACATTGACCAGTCAACaaattatacatatttattttgcttgtcCAGAAGCAGTACTATGCATTTTGAGGGCTGTGTTGCATGAATAATTCTTGTGGTTCCTCCTCTGTTTGCTTCTAGGTGTCTGCAGTAAGCAGCAAACCACCAGCAAAGGGCAACATAATGAACAACTTCTTTGGAAAAGCTGCCATGAGTAAGTGCTTTATAACATGCATCTGTTTTCAGAAACCATTATTGTTGGGGACCAGCCTGCTGTAgttcataacaaaaataaaaatcctgagggatattggaaatattttttttttttttttgctaagtggcaattaaaaaaaaaaaaaatcagtgatacCAGATGTCTTGTTGTACAGCTGTGATGGGAGGCATAAACAGAAAGGAGCAGAACTCTTCATTCCCACCCCTGCCCCGCCCAACTTGTTGGATTTTCTTTATATCCCCTGTTTTCTTACAGTTCTCCATACTATTCTTCTGCTCTTTTGGACTCAGAGGGGTTAATGTTTTTGTATGTGGCTCTTAAGGCAAAAATTAAAGGTTGTAAGTGGAATTTTTCAGACAAAAAGCTTGCTGGATGGAGATCAATTAAAATGACATATTTGTGCAGACTAACCCAGGAAGGATTTTTAGTGCAGAAGAAATCTGATTTAAAGTGAGTACTTCTGGCTGGAAGATTAGCTATTGGTGAAATGTTTGCCAAAACCTGTTCTGCAGGGTGTGTTAATGATGCTTGCTTTTCATCACAAATCACTGAGGAGTCTATAGTTAGATTTAGGGttaatttctttactgaaaactgAAGAGCTAATAACTGGAGGATAAAAATTAGGGGTGGCCTTCccctttgagcaggggtttggactaggtggcctctggaggtcccttctgacctaaATTATCCAAGTCTAAAGAAAATATGCTGAAGCTTTTAAATAGACATTGGAAAAGGACTGTAGGACTTTCTTCAAAGATGCCCTTATAATAACAAGTACAAGAGGATTCAAAGAAGAGTTACTGGGAGAGAGtaaatggcaaggttcactttcTAACAGGCATCTGTCAGTTTGCAGGGTACAGTTCCAGCATTGAACACACAAGGCACAGTACTGTTGGGCATTTTTGAGTTCCTGTTTTTGTGAGACTGAGGACACTTTCAGCCTAAGCCTCACAAGCCTAAGCACAGTTAACTACAATTAACTCAAGTAAATTCTAAAGATCTGAGAAGAGCCCTAGACCAAAGTTCATATGCTGAAAACCCAAGAAATTCTGTGGTAAAGATAACCCAGTGGTGATGGAGAGAGCTTTGTGGATGCATTTCCACGATTTCCCATGGGGTTCACTCCTCTGCCGAGTCCTGTCAGGGAACACTTCAAGGAAACTTGTGAGGTGGCTGCAGGGAAGGAGCAAACCAAGCAGAACTGGAAATGATTATGTGTATAGAAAAGATAGGGTGATTCCAGGAGTAAGATTTATTCCCTACATGTTGTACATCTCTCCTGGCTTCAAGAGATTTCACCATTGCCAGAAAGTCCTGAGTTAGCAATAATTAGGTCCTTCGGCTCTCTGCTGTTGATCATAAATAAGAGAGCTGTCATTCAAGTTCTTATGTATgagatgttttcctttgcttgatGAAGCAGCCAACCTGTTTTCCAAGCAGTGTCAGAAAGGCGTTGGCATGAAGTCTTAGCCCTCTCGGCAGCCTCTGTTCCTATTGACAATGTAGCTGATATTGTTGAATACTTTTTCTTCACTCGGGCATCTTGTGCTTGGGATGATACAGGTTTCGAACTTGTCTGCTCCTCTCTTTTGGTGGGGTGTGTGTAAAGCTGCTGAGTGAAGCTCACAGACTGTAATTAGGTGCTAGTGTGCTAACAGCACCACCGATCAGgttgataaatatattattttggtGTCCACTCCCACCTGCTATCTCTCCTCTGGTACTAGATTAAGCCTTTTGAATTGTCCTTGTATGTGGTGCTGTGTAGGCAAAAGAGGCTGGTTCTTGATCACATTGGGGTTGGGGTGGAACGAGAAGCCACTACATTACTGAAAATACTAATCATGGGCTCTAATGTTATGCATGTTGGAGACTCCGCACACCTCTTGTTGCTCTTCGTCAGTCCTGATTCTCCTGTTTCTGGGCACTTTCATGCTTGACTAAAACCCTAATTTAGAAGGGATAAACTGACTGTAAAGATGGATGTGGTTTTATGTCAAGGGGGCTGTCTAGAAGAGGGGCTCCCAACCCTTCTGTGGTGCCTTTGGTTCTGGTGACTGTCagggcttctgctgctgcctcctaGCCCTCTTCTGCAGAGTTTAACTGCTGCAGCACACTCAGCTTGCAGTGTGCTTGGGCTGTGCCATCAGGAACAGAACCAAACCGGTAAATTAGCTAGAAATTTAAGCATGCCCTTTTGTCATCTATGACAGAGCTTGGTCAGTCTAGATCCCTTAATGCTGTTATATATCATCTGTAGTGTTTTCTGTATTCTTGGTGCACAGTGTTTTGTTTAGCCAACTCCTTTGTAAGTTGTCATTCATACTGAATGCCCagtgtttgttcttttttaatggtTTATTCACAGATAAACTCAAAGTCAACACTGTGCCTGAGCAgccaaaggaggagaaagaagtaGTCAAGCCTTCAGTTCCTGTAGCAGAACCAGAGTCATCCCCTAATACTGTAGTAGAGAAAcctgggaagaaaacagagtCTGCTAGAATTcagcaaaaggacaaaaaaaggtgAGCCACACCATTCAGGGTCCCTGTAATCTGTTAACCTGCTTGTCGATGGCCTGCATGGAGCTGGCCTGTCATACAGCACTGGCTCACCTCCTGTTTCCAGCTACTAAATTGCATTAAACCTGGCTAAAATTATCTCTCTTAGAATTCTTTcctaatatttcttttccatttagtgCTGTAGATGCCTCAGGGCCATTTGTGCCATTGGAAATGGGAAGGGACATGGTCCAGGTAGTCTTCAGTGGGAGGGGGTGGCTTTCCATGAGACAACCTCATGCTGTGAGCAGACTTAGTGTAGACCCTGCAGGCAATCTgtgggggctggcaggagcaCCTGTACTGCAGGGAAGGTACTATATTCCCAAGCTTATATGTACACAGCTTCCAGCACACAAAGTTCTGCTTGTTGATTTCCATAGTTAATGTACTGCTGCTTTCAATGCCACTGGTTTACTTTGGGCTGAGACTCCAAGTAAATTTTAAGTTCAGCCCTTTGTGTTTAGTCCAACCCAAACTGACAGAGACAAAAAATCACTACAGTCTGATGGCTCTCTGGTGGCCTATGAGTAATTAATTGGTGGTCTCAATCTGTTTCTAACTAAATAGGTAAGCATACCGCCCAGCCCACCATGGCAGTTAGTGCTAACCGGTCTTCTTATTGATAATCTTATTCAAAAAGCCAAGGGCCTGGAAACTGCATGTTGGCAGTGTGGTGTTGGGAAGGCCACTTGGGCTGTACCAGCTCTATGAGGATACGTGGGCCTTTAGCCTCCAGGCTTGTTAGTCTGACACGTCTCGccaacattaaaaagaaaggagctattttatttttccagtagtCTTTAAAAATGGCTCCAGGATTCTGAGACACTACCTCATAGTCAGTCAGTGGCAAGCAGTCTGTCAAAAGAGCTTCTGAGCGATGCTGTTGGGGACATTAGTGTTTGGGAGCCTGAGCTATAGAGACAAGATCAGAAATGCCCTCTTGCCAGGTTGCTGTGGCCAAGCTAGGTGAGGTACTGGGCAAAATGTTGAACTGCAGAGGGGCTAAAGAAATCCTCCTTGTTTTGGAGACTTGGATATGGCTAAGGATGAGAGGCATGAAAATGCTCGTGCACCTATGCCTGATCATATAGGCAAGTATGCTTCCGCGTATGTGATGCTCATGTTTTTAAGAGGTACAGAGGTATTTGATTTCCTTGCTAGGAGTATGTCTGTCAGGAGCATGCTCATCTAAACATGCCTGATGTTTTCATGCACACACAAGGGATAACACATGTttgttcctggtttttttttttcttttttgtggtaGTAAAATGAAGAGCGTGGACAAGTCGGATAATGAGGAAGAAAGAGTTCCtgaaaatctaaagaaaaagaggaagcgAATCAAACAACTTCAGTCTGACAGCAGTGACGAGGAAGGTAAAAAGATGCGTAAACAACAAGGCATGTAGGTCAGGGGCCTGATTTAGACAATATTACTATCCAAGGCTGTTGGTCAACGATTGAGGGAATAGTTTAGAGGACTAAAGACCGTGCAAATGGCTGTAGCTTGAGCTGTCTGTTTATCTTGTGCTGCAGGCACTTGGGCATACATTTGAGATGCCTCAGTCATTCAGTCTTTGTTTTAGCTTAGCTCAGATCTGGCTGTCTCCTCACCAAGTGTGCTGCCAGTCACACTGACGTGTGGGAAGGAGGTTCTCAAATCTCTTGTGAAAGATATCGCGCCTTCCAGAATTGTAGGACTGGTCATAACCAGTTTATTTGGTGAGTAAACACTCGCGAAGTGACCTCCCCCCTCCCAGGGTCATTTTTAGTATCTTTATTCTGTCTGTTTATAGAAATGGTTTGGAAGACAGCATTGGAAGCaagacttccaaaaaaaaaacccaaaattaaTAGAGAAACTGGAGGCAAAACAGTTGAGCCATATCCGATGCGACTCTGCGTCTCCTTGGTGGCTCTTGGCTTTGATAGGAGCAGGGTGCCCAGAACGTCGCAAGATTGGGGTTTATAATGAGGAACAGCAGGGCTAGATTCCAAAGAATTTGGATAATTGAGGTGACAAATGCCGTTCAATATAGATAACTGGAAAATAAGTTGGGATTGAGCTAGGGAGTATGTGCGAAATGGAACAGTCATCCAACAAGCTGATCGGGAAAAGAATTCGGTGATCATTATGGACAAATAATTGAAACCACCGGTTTGGTGTACAGCTCCagtaaaaaaaggtgaaatggCAAACAGGTTGTATTAGTGAGGAGGTGGACTCCAGCAGGAGAGCTGAAGCTGTTTGCTTATTCACTATGGCTAGCACATGAGAAACAAGCACGAAATTAAGAGAATCTGTAATACAAGTTAGACAGGCGAATATTGTTGGATATCTTAGCAGTCTCCATGCCACCTTAGGCCTATTTTCATGGTTTCTTTCTGCCCAGCATAATTTCAAGTGATCTCTGTCATCAGGCATCCATCACTTCTACTCAGACTATTCCACAGGATGATAAATCTCTCAGGAAGCTGTCCTTCATGATCAGCCTTAATTTCATCACATTCCTGTGTGCAGCTCCTTGTTTGgccataaaaaaaatacatatgccCACACTCTTTggtatttatttctttagatGTTTGTAAGCTATTATCTGGTCTTTCCATTTACTCATCACTCAGCCTACTGACAAGCTGCGTTGTTTAGCTCTGAAGAGGGAAGATTGAAATCAGCCCATTTAGCCACTTGAAGCACCGCTCCTTGCTGGGCTGGAATCTCTCAGCTCATCCGTTCTCAGCTAGCAAGAGCAGGCAGAAATGAGCCCCGTGTTTCAGGCATGCAGTAGGGCTGTGCAGAGAGGCTGCTCTTTGAAGCATGAAGGCTTGTTGGTTCAGTCTTTCTTGTGCTACTGTGAGTTGGGGACCCCCAGCATCCTGTGTTCACAACAGTGCTCTGAGCAGCACACAGCAAGCCGAGAGGTGACCGCACGGTCTGTTTTCCTTATCTATTTCTGTTAGAGCTCTTTTAATCTCCTGGGACTAAGAGCAGTGCTATAAGACTGTCATAAATCGAGGAGCGCTTTCTGTAGACGGTACTGCAAACTCCTGCTTGCTGCATGTCTACTTTTGGCTTTGAATATTAGAGGTCTCTGTTCTCTTGTTGAATACCTGTATTACCTTAGCATGTGCTCAGTGGTTAATGCCTTTGAATGTGGtgccttctgttttcatttattccAAGGTGTGTTCCAGAGTCTGTGCATATACTTCTACCTCAGTGCACACAGTACGTCTGTTTAGTTGTTCTGCCTTGTTTTGTTTGTGCTCTGAAGTGTGAGTTAACTGGATTTGCAATTAGAAACCATGGGTCTGGTCCTCTGGTCAGGCTGGGACCCCAATTGTCTTATTAACCTCGTTCTCAGTAGCTTTAGACATTGAAAACAGTACAAGTAAGGCTACCTACCCACTCGTCTGTTAGGgagggttggtttttggtttatTCCTATTTAACCTACTGGAGATATATGCAGAAAGTTTGACTTTCTGTTTGGAGAATTTTCTTgtcactgctgttgttcctcctGCATCGTAGTCCTCTTTGTTCTTTCCATTATGTCGAGGATCAGCTTTGTGTTGTGTATTAGAATTGTAAATTTATGCAAATTATAGTGTGTGTACATAAATTTGTATATTACTCAGATTAGCTTAGAACTATTACCTTTCAAAAGGGAAAGATGAGAATCGAGAGagcttctctcttctccctttctaaGCTAATGGCTATCCAAACCACCCTGATGAGGTCTGCATTCAGCCATTTGGTTCTGCTGCTTGCCCTTCTAAATCCGACTGGATGAAAGAAGATAGATTTGAATTCTTTGAAATATTCATACCGAATCCAAACTGGTAATGTAGGCAATATTATGTTCTGTATTCAAGTATAAGAATGTAAGTTGgatgaaacaaataatttttaaaaaaatgtacagcAGCTGGACTTTGAGAGTGTTTACCCTTGGAAAGGTTGGAAACAGGTTTCTCCAGAGAGCAGGGGCAATTTTAATCAGCAGCATCAGTGAGCAAAATGGGGCCTGGAGTGACATTGTTCCACGCTGCATCcctctgggagcagggaggaaggcgCCATATGCTGCACAGCATTTGGAAATCGCTGCCAGACAGGGCATGGTTCATCCACCACCTGCGTAATTCACCCGCAGATGATAGAGGGGTAagttttaaatatgcaaaatgcaATATGGGAAGCTGCACCACCAGAGCAGATACCAAAGGCTAACAGTCTAGCTGCTGCTTATGCTAACACGCCACGCTAACCTGTCTGACCTCCGCTCGAAGCAAACGAGGAGGTGCTTGCACAGGCTGCTCCACGCAGCTCGAGGAGGCATGGCCTCTGGCAGGGGTGCTAACCTTTCCTGCGGGTGCAGCTGCAGATAAAAGGGGACGCTTGTCCGCAGCCATTGCTGTGATTGAATGGCATTCAGACAGGGCTCCACCTGTGTAACTGCTAGTAAAACCACTGCCCTTTTTCAGGCAGACTTAGCGACAGTTTGTGGGTTTGAAACTGGGTCCATACGACTGATGTGAAGCGCTGTATGGGTGCTTTTATGTCAGGGCAAGTCTTTCGCGTTGTTCTATATTAGTCTGTTCTTAATGTACTGAAATTAGCCCAAAATAAGCTCTTCTTACACGAGTGTCAGCACATTGTACCAAGTTGAAAATACAGAGAGGGCATAAGGCACAATCCTCTccatttaaatgatttttcattaaaaagttatATTGGTATGAGGGTGCCTTAGTCACTGCAGGTTGTTTTGCTTCCAGTGCCAGAATAAACTACACAAGTGTGTCCACAGAGGACAGGAGGTTTTGGCAGCTTCAGCTATACCAACACAGGCAGCGTTTCGCTGTGTTGACAAGTGTTTTACAGCCACTTTGGAGGGTGATTTCAGTGGCACTGTAACCTACAAACTCTATCGGTTTCAGAGAGCCGCAGCAGAAGCACTAAAGCTTCTCACAGTTTTTCCAGGCAGGGTCAGAGCAAACTGAACAAAGCCAGGATTTACATCTTTGGTACATCCAATTGCCCAACTTGTATCCATTTCATGCAGCTGTTGCTGTTGAGTAAACTGTGGGCAGCAGCTAGAGGTT contains:
- the POLD3 gene encoding DNA polymerase delta subunit 3 isoform X3, with amino-acid sequence MEDELYLENIDEFVTDQNRIVTYKWLSYTLGVHVNQAKQMLYDYVERKRKENSGAQLHVTYLVAGNLIQNGHICHKVAVVREDKLEAMKSKLATIASVHVYSIQKALLKDSAPLYNTDYDIVKTNLHNCSKFSAIHCAAAVPRTSAEVSQVQTSVQAGSQTPSDTNAVSVPVVNGHGPSTTKQTAQQPKGIMGMFAAKAASKPQDTNKETKAEAKEAPGVSAVSSKPPAKGNIMNNFFGKAAMNKLKVNTVPEQPKEEKEVVKPSVPVAEPESSPNTVVEKPGKKTESARIQQKDKKSKMKSVDKSDNEEERVPENLKKKRKRIKQLQSDSSDEEANGYPNHPDEVCIQPFGSAACPSKSDWMKEDRFEFFEIFIPNPNW